Proteins found in one Candidatus Hadarchaeales archaeon genomic segment:
- a CDS encoding NTPase yields MKNFLVTGRPGSGKSTIVAKTVQILIDQGVRVGGIVCPEIRDESGQRIGFKMKNILSGEERLLAHVGHKAGPSVGKYGVIVENVDYMSETSILNSLEHVDVIVIDEIAPMETFSEKFKKAITTVLDSSKPLLAAIHMRSMTGFIGDIKKRPDVKIWVIKPENRERLPTEIASEILKVLRTEKSENRMEHPS; encoded by the coding sequence TTGAAGAACTTTCTGGTTACAGGAAGACCCGGAAGCGGAAAAAGCACGATTGTCGCCAAAACCGTTCAAATTTTAATCGACCAAGGGGTGAGGGTAGGGGGAATAGTCTGTCCAGAAATCAGAGATGAAAGTGGTCAAAGGATCGGATTCAAAATGAAGAACATTCTTTCTGGGGAAGAGAGATTGCTTGCACACGTCGGGCACAAAGCAGGACCATCGGTCGGAAAATACGGCGTAATTGTAGAAAATGTAGATTATATGTCAGAAACGTCCATCTTGAACAGCTTGGAACACGTGGATGTTATCGTTATCGATGAAATCGCGCCAATGGAAACCTTCAGCGAAAAATTCAAGAAAGCTATCACAACTGTTTTGGATTCTTCAAAGCCGCTTCTTGCCGCGATCCATATGAGAAGCATGACAGGATTTATAGGGGACATAAAAAAGAGGCCTGACGTTAAAATCTGGGTGATAAAACCCGAAAACCGTGAAAGATTGCCTACAGAAATAGCGTCAGAAATCTTGAAAGTCCTCAGAACAGAGAAATCAGAAAATCGTATGGAGCATCCGTCCTGA
- a CDS encoding tRNA (guanine(10)-N(2))-dimethyltransferase, whose protein sequence is MVRVTEGKVILEVPRLEDFRAPTGDYVPSRADVFYNPHVEMARDIAVAVAQAAVEILGKLRICDPFAGVGVRGLRYACEVEGVERVVISDVSQKAIDIIKKNLELNKPMVEVSVVRSDANVLLHEMRGRFNFVDLDPFGSPAPFVEAACVSLSRAGVLAVTATDTAALCGSAPSACLRKYGAVSLRTEYCHELGARILIGFIQRVAAKHDLAFFPLLTHLSRHQLRVYLFGKRSSGSAFGVLKEQGFVSHCFSCSRRYLTKGTAAELPSSCDCGEDLAHAGPLWLGSIFDKNFVLKVLEGVGRRKFRQRSQEFRLLSMCVNEAEGPPTFFDLNVMASVAGISPPKFSRIEEALKSSGYFFSRTHFSPTGFRTDAPYDFLISLF, encoded by the coding sequence ATGGTTCGTGTGACGGAAGGAAAAGTAATACTAGAGGTACCGCGTCTCGAGGATTTCAGAGCTCCAACTGGAGATTATGTTCCATCAAGAGCAGACGTCTTTTACAATCCGCATGTGGAGATGGCTAGAGACATCGCTGTGGCCGTGGCACAGGCCGCTGTGGAGATTTTGGGAAAATTGAGAATATGCGATCCGTTTGCCGGAGTTGGCGTGCGAGGTCTGAGATATGCTTGTGAGGTGGAAGGAGTAGAACGGGTTGTCATCAGCGATGTTTCACAAAAGGCGATAGACATAATCAAAAAGAACTTGGAGTTGAACAAGCCTATGGTCGAGGTGTCCGTTGTCAGGAGCGACGCGAACGTTCTTTTGCACGAGATGCGCGGTAGATTCAATTTCGTGGATCTCGACCCATTTGGATCACCGGCCCCTTTTGTTGAGGCAGCATGCGTTTCTCTTTCCCGGGCGGGAGTGCTTGCGGTCACAGCCACCGATACGGCGGCGCTATGCGGTTCTGCTCCATCCGCATGTCTACGGAAGTACGGTGCGGTCTCTCTGAGGACAGAATACTGTCACGAACTGGGCGCGAGAATTTTGATAGGTTTCATTCAACGTGTTGCGGCAAAACACGATCTTGCTTTTTTCCCTCTTCTTACCCATTTGTCGAGACACCAGCTTAGAGTTTATCTTTTTGGAAAGAGAAGTTCAGGATCCGCTTTTGGAGTTTTAAAAGAACAAGGCTTTGTTTCCCATTGCTTTTCATGTAGCAGGAGATATTTGACAAAAGGAACTGCAGCGGAGCTCCCCTCAAGTTGTGATTGCGGAGAGGATTTAGCTCATGCCGGTCCTCTTTGGCTGGGCTCGATTTTTGACAAAAATTTTGTTCTAAAAGTCTTAGAAGGAGTAGGTCGGAGAAAGTTTAGACAGAGGAGTCAAGAGTTCAGGCTTTTGTCTATGTGCGTGAATGAGGCCGAGGGTCCACCAACCTTTTTTGATCTAAACGTAATGGCAAGCGTTGCGGGTATATCTCCTCCAAAATTCTCCCGCATAGAAGAAGCCCTAAAATCATCGGGATATTTCTTTTCCAGAACTCATTTCTCACCAACAGGTTTCAGGACGGATGCTCCATACGATTTTCTGATTTCTCTGTTCTGA
- a CDS encoding RlmE family RNA methyltransferase yields MAFKSERKREHYYCLAKKIGYRSRAAFKLIQLNERYNILRRGDVVVDLGAAPGGWLQVAAEKIGEEGFVLGVDLQPIKPLKFPNVRTIVADILDSTTPERILKEIPRKADVVLSDASPRITGVWSVDHARSAELVLSVLKICQKILSPGGRALVKVFQGEQFPEILKEFRKNFDFVKVSKPIASRKQSAESYIIGKGFRAEIE; encoded by the coding sequence TTGGCGTTTAAATCGGAAAGAAAAAGAGAGCACTATTACTGTCTAGCGAAAAAGATTGGCTATAGGTCGAGGGCAGCCTTCAAGCTTATTCAGCTCAACGAGCGCTACAACATTCTCAGGAGAGGAGACGTTGTAGTAGATCTGGGAGCAGCTCCAGGTGGCTGGCTTCAGGTGGCTGCCGAAAAGATTGGAGAGGAAGGCTTCGTTCTAGGCGTGGACCTACAGCCAATAAAACCTTTGAAATTTCCAAACGTTAGAACGATTGTTGCAGATATCTTGGATTCCACCACGCCCGAACGCATTTTGAAGGAAATTCCTAGGAAAGCAGATGTTGTGCTTTCGGACGCATCTCCGAGGATAACTGGAGTATGGAGTGTCGATCACGCTAGATCTGCGGAACTTGTCCTCTCAGTCCTTAAAATTTGCCAGAAGATTCTCTCACCCGGCGGGCGGGCATTGGTCAAAGTATTCCAAGGTGAACAATTTCCAGAAATTCTCAAAGAATTCAGAAAAAATTTTGATTTTGTTAAAGTTTCTAAACCGATTGCCTCTAGAAAACAAAGTGCAGAGTCCTACATCATAGGAAAGGGTTTCAGAGCAGAAATCGAATGA
- a CDS encoding GIY-YIG nuclease family protein — MKGTYALFIQVPFDVEIVIGALGRKSFRAGYYVYVGSAMGGLKERVRRHLEKKKRMHWHVDYLLTRARVVDFIFAEGRGECEVARNLSSRLQPIEGFGSSDCECQTHLFYHPEISVLMSVTADAFKACGLKPHGREALGV; from the coding sequence ATGAAAGGAACTTACGCGTTATTTATCCAAGTCCCATTCGATGTTGAAATCGTGATCGGTGCCTTGGGGAGGAAAAGTTTTCGGGCGGGTTATTATGTCTATGTTGGTTCAGCAATGGGAGGTTTGAAAGAAAGAGTGAGGAGACACTTAGAAAAGAAAAAGCGGATGCATTGGCATGTTGACTATCTACTCACGAGAGCAAGAGTTGTAGACTTCATTTTTGCAGAGGGCAGAGGAGAGTGTGAAGTTGCTCGAAATCTCTCCAGTAGACTTCAGCCAATCGAGGGTTTTGGCTCCAGTGACTGCGAATGTCAGACTCACCTATTCTATCATCCAGAGATATCAGTTTTGATGTCGGTCACGGCTGATGCCTTCAAGGCTTGTGGTCTCAAACCACACGGGAGGGAGGCTCTTGGCGTTTAA
- a CDS encoding 6-pyruvoyl tetrahydropterin synthase family protein → MKIEVTKVGFSAAHFLIGHERCEHVHGHNWTVGVSVSGETDKKGMVIDFDLLKKILSEICAKYDHKLLLPGRSSHVTLESDGKSLALKSGGRMYIFPEQDVLILPVENVTAEELARLILSEVSDKLGEFNNILEVEVWVEESPGKRAIASRSLR, encoded by the coding sequence ATGAAGATAGAGGTTACCAAGGTTGGATTTTCAGCCGCACATTTCCTCATCGGTCATGAGAGGTGTGAGCATGTTCACGGCCACAATTGGACGGTTGGAGTTTCAGTGAGCGGGGAAACGGACAAGAAAGGAATGGTTATAGATTTTGATCTTCTCAAAAAAATTTTGTCCGAGATCTGTGCGAAATATGATCACAAGCTTCTGTTACCTGGGAGAAGTTCTCATGTGACGTTAGAATCCGATGGAAAATCTCTCGCTCTAAAATCCGGCGGAAGAATGTACATTTTTCCCGAGCAGGATGTTCTCATTCTTCCAGTTGAGAATGTGACCGCAGAGGAACTAGCTCGTCTAATTTTATCAGAAGTTTCGGACAAACTGGGCGAGTTTAACAACATTTTGGAGGTGGAAGTCTGGGTAGAGGAGTCTCCGGGAAAGAGGGCCATCGCGAGCAGATCTCTAAGATGA
- the fbp gene encoding fructose-1,6-bisphosphate aldolase/phosphatase, translating to MKTTISVIKCDVGSLAGHHTVPEPLMKIAERKLSEAKKSGLINSYYVFHAGDDLELLMVHQRGENNEEIHRLAWDTFQEAAKKAMELKLYAAGQDILKTAFSGNIKGLGPGVAEMEIEERQAEPIIVFAADKTEPGAFNYPLFRIFADPFNTAGLVIDPAMTGGFKFEVLDIFEDKKVVLKCPEEMYDLIALIGTPGQYVIQRVYRASDNLVAATTSTTKLWLIAGKYVGKDDPVCIVRTQHGLPAAGEALAPFMHSYFVEGWMRGSHWGPLMPVGLKDARCTAFDGPPRIVALGFQVVNGKIAEDDDGRPLIADLFDDPAFEPARREAAELARVLRRMGEFEPARLGKDSMEYTTLPAVLKKLESKFQKA from the coding sequence ATGAAAACGACAATTTCCGTCATAAAGTGCGATGTGGGTTCGTTGGCAGGACATCACACTGTTCCAGAGCCTCTCATGAAAATTGCAGAAAGAAAGCTAAGCGAAGCCAAAAAGAGCGGGCTAATAAACAGCTACTATGTCTTTCACGCGGGGGACGACCTAGAGCTTCTGATGGTTCATCAGCGTGGCGAGAACAATGAGGAGATTCACAGACTTGCTTGGGACACTTTCCAAGAGGCGGCAAAGAAGGCAATGGAACTAAAGCTCTACGCAGCCGGACAAGATATCCTGAAGACCGCATTCAGCGGAAACATCAAGGGGCTTGGTCCTGGAGTCGCCGAAATGGAGATCGAAGAGAGACAGGCGGAACCGATCATCGTCTTCGCCGCCGACAAAACGGAACCTGGAGCGTTCAACTACCCGCTGTTCAGGATCTTCGCAGATCCATTCAACACTGCAGGACTCGTGATAGATCCAGCGATGACCGGTGGTTTCAAGTTTGAGGTCTTGGACATTTTCGAAGACAAAAAAGTCGTCCTGAAGTGTCCGGAGGAGATGTACGATTTGATTGCTCTGATCGGCACACCTGGCCAGTATGTGATCCAAAGAGTCTACAGAGCCAGCGATAACCTCGTAGCTGCTACAACGAGCACAACAAAGCTCTGGCTGATAGCCGGAAAATACGTCGGAAAGGACGACCCGGTCTGCATAGTCAGAACACAGCATGGTTTGCCGGCTGCTGGAGAAGCGCTAGCGCCCTTCATGCACAGTTACTTCGTTGAGGGATGGATGCGCGGAAGCCACTGGGGACCGCTGATGCCAGTTGGACTGAAGGACGCGAGATGCACGGCGTTCGATGGGCCGCCTCGAATTGTGGCGCTAGGATTCCAGGTCGTAAATGGAAAGATAGCGGAGGACGATGATGGAAGACCACTGATTGCAGATCTCTTCGATGATCCAGCATTTGAACCAGCTAGAAGAGAGGCCGCCGAGCTTGCCAGAGTTCTCAGAAGGATGGGTGAATTCGAGCCTGCCCGGCTTGGCAAAGATTCGATGGAATACACAACGCTTCCAGCTGTACTGAAGAAGCTGGAGAGCAAATTCCAAAAAGCCTAA
- a CDS encoding sugar phosphate nucleotidyltransferase, with the protein MILCGGLGKRLRPATETVPKVLFELKPGYTILERQLFQYKSAGINRVILLTAHLGEKIRKKFGERHMGVEIEYVQEKTPMGTLNAIRLGMETAREDAVISNGDVIADLNIKRMYEKWKKSGTLASIFAVRMRSPYGILNLKGGKIIGFEEKPVLNHFINGGFYCMSKRILPILQKYMVGDIERTAFPELARKGKLGYYKEDIPFWISVDTEKDLETAKLEYQNRIDKPWGYEKILGVKEGRMEKILYIMAGYRTSMHYHEKRDEVLKVISGRGWVVMKGNSKKPLLPGQKIHLRPGTVHSFLAVSNLILHESSTHHPEDIVRVEDYYDFRIK; encoded by the coding sequence ATGATTCTTTGTGGAGGCTTGGGCAAGAGACTCAGACCTGCGACCGAAACCGTCCCTAAAGTCCTGTTTGAGCTAAAGCCAGGATACACAATTCTGGAAAGGCAGCTTTTCCAGTATAAAAGTGCGGGCATAAACCGTGTTATTCTCTTGACAGCCCACTTGGGGGAGAAAATACGCAAAAAATTCGGCGAGAGGCACATGGGTGTTGAAATAGAATATGTGCAGGAGAAAACACCGATGGGGACTCTAAATGCGATAAGGCTTGGAATGGAGACCGCCAGAGAGGACGCTGTTATTAGCAACGGTGATGTGATAGCAGATCTGAACATCAAAAGAATGTACGAGAAGTGGAAAAAGTCGGGAACCTTGGCATCGATTTTCGCAGTTAGGATGCGCAGTCCGTACGGGATACTGAATCTCAAAGGTGGAAAAATCATAGGTTTTGAGGAAAAACCGGTTTTAAATCATTTCATAAATGGGGGATTTTACTGTATGTCTAAGAGAATTCTCCCAATACTTCAGAAGTATATGGTTGGGGATATCGAAAGAACCGCTTTTCCAGAGTTAGCCAGAAAAGGAAAGCTCGGCTACTACAAAGAAGACATACCGTTCTGGATTTCTGTGGATACCGAGAAAGACTTGGAAACCGCGAAGCTCGAATACCAAAACAGGATAGACAAACCTTGGGGCTATGAGAAAATCTTAGGAGTCAAAGAGGGCAGAATGGAAAAAATTCTCTATATAATGGCAGGTTACAGAACATCCATGCACTATCACGAAAAAAGGGACGAGGTGCTCAAGGTTATCTCAGGAAGAGGGTGGGTAGTCATGAAGGGAAACTCTAAAAAGCCCCTTTTGCCCGGACAGAAAATTCATTTGAGACCAGGCACCGTTCACTCATTCTTGGCGGTTTCAAACTTGATTTTACATGAATCGTCTACTCATCATCCGGAAGACATAGTGAGAGTGGAAGATTACTACGACTTTAGAATAAAATAA
- a CDS encoding lysylphosphatidylglycerol synthase transmembrane domain-containing protein, with the protein MRETLKGSRTALWLVVAIILGFFFFRFLASAVDFRKITEALPTLNLVFFLGAIGVYLLGTFIISLRWKVSLSASGVRISVLKTWQVILGSIFITNITPLSYVAGDPIVRSYLMRKREDIPISHSLAATVSEYVVELTISASFFMLGLLLALFEIISWRLAIIAAWSTSIITLVLAMVYFFPRRIGEKFLSKFFPTLISKIFHRSKSKSKHDVKKFYDAGQKVFSNWRTAAKIFFLSLTFWILNLCRLYLVFRSVGYTPTIITLLLGLTVPPLAGLVPFLPGGLGLVEVTYFSVFVLTKVPIAKAGLATIFDRLIILVIGSAIGACVLSYMGIRLKMENRRKQIKKQGKV; encoded by the coding sequence TTGAGGGAGACCTTGAAAGGTAGTAGGACGGCCCTATGGTTAGTTGTGGCGATTATTTTGGGTTTCTTTTTTTTCAGGTTTTTGGCAAGCGCCGTAGATTTCAGGAAAATAACCGAGGCACTTCCAACCCTGAACTTGGTGTTTTTTCTTGGAGCAATAGGAGTCTATCTTCTTGGAACATTCATAATATCTCTCAGATGGAAGGTGTCTCTTTCAGCTTCAGGCGTGAGAATAAGCGTTTTAAAGACGTGGCAGGTAATCCTGGGTAGCATATTTATAACAAATATCACTCCGCTTTCCTATGTTGCTGGAGATCCGATAGTGCGGAGTTATCTCATGAGGAAACGCGAGGACATACCAATCTCACACAGTTTAGCAGCAACGGTTTCAGAATATGTAGTCGAGCTTACGATTTCCGCTTCATTCTTCATGCTTGGACTTTTGCTCGCTCTTTTCGAAATCATTAGCTGGAGACTCGCAATAATTGCTGCCTGGTCGACTTCTATTATAACCTTAGTTTTGGCGATGGTTTACTTCTTTCCGCGCAGAATCGGGGAAAAATTTCTCAGCAAATTCTTCCCCACCTTGATCTCAAAGATTTTTCACAGAAGTAAAAGCAAATCAAAGCATGATGTCAAAAAGTTTTACGATGCTGGTCAAAAGGTATTCAGTAATTGGCGTACGGCTGCGAAAATTTTCTTTCTCTCCCTAACTTTCTGGATTTTAAACCTTTGTCGGCTCTATCTTGTCTTCAGAAGTGTGGGATATACGCCTACCATAATCACCCTTCTTTTGGGGCTTACAGTTCCTCCACTCGCCGGCTTGGTCCCATTTCTTCCCGGCGGTCTCGGTCTCGTGGAGGTCACATATTTCTCCGTGTTCGTCTTAACCAAAGTTCCCATCGCCAAGGCCGGTTTGGCGACAATCTTTGACCGTTTGATAATCCTCGTTATTGGCTCTGCGATAGGTGCATGTGTTCTTAGTTATATGGGTATAAGGCTGAAAATGGAAAACAGACGAAAGCAAATTAAAAAGCAAGGCAAAGTGTAG
- the thsB gene encoding thermosome subunit beta, producing the protein MASQLAGTPILILPEKVQRYIGRDAQRMNIMAARVIAEAVRTTLGPRGMDKMLVDNLGDVTITNDGVTILDEMDVEHPAAKMMVEASKTQENEVGDGTTTVVILAGELLKRAEELLDQNFHPSVIISGYRKAAEYACKVLEKIAKPVTKDDDETLKKIALTALSSKGTEAKGEKLADLCVKAVKQIVEEANGKIEADIDNIKVEKKTGGSSADSQLITGIILDKEVVHPGMPKRIEKAKIALLNLALEVKETETDAKINITSPEQLKSFMEEERRMLKDMVDKIKSVGANVVFCQKGIDDVAQHYLAKAKILAVRRVKESDMEKLARATGGKIVTNIKDLTPADLGEAELVEERKIAGEDMVFIEGCKNPRSVSILVRGGTEHVVDEIERAVHDALSVISASIEDGKIVGGGGAPEVEVAKELRKFADTVGGREAIAINAFADSLEIVPKTLAENAGMDPIDILVKLRAAHEKPNGEVMGLNVFTGEIVDTVKAGIIEPIRVKVQAIKSATEVSEMILRIDDVIAAVKLEKEEKEKKETKPPTPEF; encoded by the coding sequence ATGGCTAGCCAGCTTGCTGGAACTCCAATCCTGATCTTGCCTGAGAAAGTTCAGAGATACATAGGTAGAGATGCTCAAAGGATGAACATAATGGCGGCCAGAGTCATTGCGGAGGCTGTCAGAACCACCTTGGGTCCAAGAGGGATGGATAAGATGCTTGTTGACAACCTCGGGGATGTCACAATCACAAACGATGGGGTAACCATTTTGGATGAGATGGACGTAGAACATCCGGCTGCGAAGATGATGGTTGAGGCCTCCAAAACACAAGAAAATGAGGTCGGGGATGGAACTACCACGGTTGTAATTCTGGCTGGCGAACTTTTGAAGAGAGCAGAAGAACTACTCGATCAGAACTTCCATCCAAGCGTTATAATTTCCGGATACAGGAAAGCGGCCGAATATGCATGCAAGGTGCTAGAGAAAATAGCCAAACCCGTGACGAAAGACGATGATGAGACGCTCAAGAAAATTGCTCTAACGGCACTGAGCAGCAAGGGGACCGAGGCTAAAGGAGAAAAGCTCGCCGATCTGTGTGTGAAAGCTGTGAAACAGATTGTCGAGGAGGCAAACGGAAAGATTGAGGCCGACATAGATAATATAAAAGTCGAAAAGAAAACCGGTGGGAGTTCCGCAGATTCTCAGCTCATAACCGGAATCATTCTTGACAAGGAAGTTGTGCATCCCGGTATGCCAAAGAGAATAGAAAAAGCTAAAATCGCTCTGTTAAACCTTGCGCTGGAGGTTAAAGAAACAGAAACTGATGCGAAAATAAACATAACTTCGCCTGAGCAACTGAAAAGCTTCATGGAAGAGGAAAGACGCATGTTGAAGGATATGGTTGACAAGATAAAATCCGTAGGTGCAAACGTTGTGTTCTGTCAGAAGGGAATTGATGATGTCGCGCAACACTATCTCGCGAAGGCCAAAATATTGGCCGTTAGAAGGGTAAAGGAATCTGACATGGAAAAGCTCGCAAGAGCAACTGGTGGAAAAATTGTAACAAATATAAAGGATCTTACCCCGGCCGATCTGGGCGAAGCTGAACTTGTTGAGGAGCGAAAGATTGCTGGAGAAGACATGGTGTTTATCGAAGGATGTAAGAATCCGAGATCTGTGAGTATCCTGGTCAGGGGCGGCACGGAACACGTTGTTGACGAAATCGAAAGAGCCGTGCACGATGCTTTGTCTGTGATTTCCGCATCGATTGAGGATGGGAAAATAGTGGGTGGAGGTGGAGCTCCAGAAGTAGAGGTTGCCAAAGAACTTAGAAAGTTTGCTGACACCGTGGGGGGAAGAGAAGCGATAGCAATCAATGCTTTTGCAGATTCACTTGAGATCGTGCCAAAAACGTTGGCGGAGAACGCGGGGATGGATCCGATTGACATTCTAGTCAAACTGCGTGCTGCACATGAAAAGCCAAACGGAGAGGTCATGGGACTGAATGTCTTCACAGGAGAGATCGTAGACACTGTGAAAGCTGGGATAATTGAGCCAATTAGAGTAAAAGTGCAGGCGATCAAATCGGCTACTGAAGTTTCCGAGATGATTTTGAGAATCGATGACGTGATTGCTGCCGTAAAACTTGAAAAGGAAGAAAAGGAGAAAAAAGAAACAAAGCCACCTACTCCAGAATTCTAA
- a CDS encoding DNA-directed RNA polymerase subunit K, with protein sequence MKRKKRRKKKQSHLLQNSKLKGGHNIFPEKYTRYEKARIIGARALQISLGAPILINPPKGITDPVEIALYEFEQGVIPITVIRRLPDERIRT encoded by the coding sequence TTGAAAAGGAAGAAAAGGAGAAAAAAGAAACAAAGCCACCTACTCCAGAATTCTAAACTAAAAGGGGGTCACAATATTTTTCCAGAAAAATACACGAGATATGAAAAAGCCAGAATAATCGGCGCCCGAGCTCTTCAGATTTCCTTAGGTGCACCGATTTTGATCAACCCTCCAAAAGGAATAACAGATCCTGTGGAGATAGCTCTCTACGAATTCGAGCAAGGGGTTATACCCATAACGGTTATTAGAAGATTACCCGACGAGAGAATTCGCACATAA
- the fen gene encoding flap endonuclease-1 produces the protein MGVQISDIVPADEVLLEELRGKTIAIDAMNFLYQFLSIIRQRDGELLRDSKGRITSHLSGLFYRTANFIELGIKPIYVFDGAPPILKLKTVEERKMARIDAEREWKKALEEGRIEEARKFAQRAGRVDEEMIRQAKTLLDYMGVPWVQAPGEGEAQAARIVQRGDAWAVGSQDYDALLFGAPRLVRNLAITGKRKLPGKDVYIDVKPEIVELERTLKTLGITREQLVGIGILVGTDYNEGIKGIGPKKALALVKQYASLSELLQTEFAEKFEVDPFKVAEIFLKPEVTDDYEIREKKPNPDKIKEFLCEEHDFSEDRVEKGIEKITKGLEKSTQTSLERWFS, from the coding sequence ATGGGGGTCCAGATTTCAGACATCGTCCCGGCAGATGAAGTACTCCTCGAGGAGCTTAGAGGGAAAACTATTGCTATAGATGCGATGAATTTTCTCTATCAATTTCTCTCAATAATCAGGCAGAGAGACGGAGAGCTTCTAAGAGACTCCAAGGGAAGGATAACCTCTCATCTCTCCGGACTTTTTTACAGAACAGCAAACTTCATCGAGCTTGGAATAAAACCGATTTATGTATTTGATGGTGCTCCACCAATTCTGAAACTCAAAACCGTTGAAGAGAGAAAAATGGCAAGAATCGATGCTGAAAGGGAATGGAAAAAAGCCCTTGAAGAAGGTCGGATAGAAGAGGCAAGAAAATTCGCACAGCGGGCGGGAAGGGTCGATGAAGAAATGATTAGGCAGGCAAAAACGTTGCTTGATTACATGGGCGTACCTTGGGTTCAAGCTCCGGGCGAGGGTGAAGCTCAAGCAGCCCGGATAGTTCAAAGGGGAGATGCTTGGGCGGTTGGTAGTCAAGATTACGATGCTCTTCTGTTTGGGGCACCGAGACTCGTGAGAAATCTAGCAATAACCGGAAAGAGAAAGCTGCCTGGGAAGGATGTTTACATCGACGTAAAGCCTGAGATAGTAGAGCTTGAGAGAACTCTTAAAACATTGGGGATAACGAGAGAGCAACTTGTTGGAATAGGGATTTTAGTTGGAACCGATTACAATGAGGGAATAAAAGGCATAGGACCGAAAAAAGCACTTGCGCTCGTCAAGCAGTACGCTTCTTTAAGTGAACTTTTGCAAACCGAGTTTGCTGAGAAGTTTGAGGTAGATCCATTCAAGGTGGCTGAAATATTTCTCAAGCCGGAGGTTACAGACGACTACGAAATCAGAGAAAAAAAACCAAATCCAGATAAGATAAAAGAGTTCCTCTGCGAGGAGCATGACTTCTCGGAAGATCGAGTAGAAAAGGGTATAGAGAAAATCACAAAAGGTTTGGAGAAATCCACGCAAACTTCGTTAGAACGCTGGTTCTCATAG
- a CDS encoding protein-L-isoaspartate O-methyltransferase: protein MLDFENERERLVKTLISLGYLKTPKIIEAFRKVPRHEFVPEELREYAYSDQPLPIGYGQTISAPSMIAIMMETLDLKPNQKVLEIGAGSGYNAALLAEVVGKNGRVVSIERIPELANFAKDNLKRTGYAHVSIVLGDGTLGYAKEAPWDRILVTACAPEPPRPLIEQLAKGGKMGLPLGRHEMFQTWTVLEKKNGKLKTEEYGGCAFVPLIGEYGWKERL from the coding sequence ATGCTTGATTTTGAGAACGAAAGGGAGAGACTTGTCAAAACCCTCATCTCACTTGGATATCTAAAGACTCCAAAGATAATCGAGGCTTTCCGCAAAGTTCCGAGACACGAATTCGTGCCAGAAGAACTGCGCGAATACGCATACTCCGATCAACCATTACCGATCGGGTACGGGCAGACAATCTCCGCTCCAAGCATGATTGCGATAATGATGGAAACGCTTGACCTTAAGCCAAACCAGAAAGTGCTCGAAATAGGCGCGGGCTCAGGTTACAACGCAGCTCTGCTGGCGGAGGTCGTTGGAAAAAACGGGAGAGTTGTTTCCATCGAAAGAATACCAGAACTCGCCAATTTCGCGAAGGATAACCTCAAACGCACAGGTTACGCTCATGTTTCAATCGTCCTCGGTGATGGAACTCTCGGTTACGCGAAGGAAGCTCCATGGGATAGAATACTCGTAACGGCTTGTGCTCCAGAGCCTCCACGTCCCCTCATAGAACAACTAGCAAAGGGCGGGAAAATGGGACTTCCGCTAGGCAGACACGAGATGTTTCAGACTTGGACAGTTCTTGAAAAGAAAAACGGAAAATTGAAAACAGAAGAATATGGAGGATGTGCGTTTGTCCCGCTAATAGGCGAATATGGATGGAAGGAACGGCTATGA
- a CDS encoding DUF371 domain-containing protein: MKWIIRARGHPNITAKHPTTFMLTMEKEIGPRADCVVGVQAETGAAGLDQNLKKLLKSGATVKLLISCGGVREEVLAKGHPSLSFDHPTDIVVRKSSYTCGRTIAILADKGAADFSRELVEKLQHPNEVLLTIEILL, from the coding sequence ATGAAATGGATAATCCGCGCTAGAGGTCATCCAAACATTACGGCAAAACATCCAACAACGTTCATGTTGACGATGGAGAAGGAGATCGGTCCGCGTGCGGATTGTGTTGTTGGAGTGCAAGCTGAGACCGGAGCAGCTGGACTTGACCAAAATTTGAAGAAACTCTTGAAATCCGGAGCTACCGTCAAGCTCTTGATCTCCTGTGGGGGGGTTCGTGAGGAAGTCTTGGCTAAAGGGCATCCCTCCCTCTCTTTCGACCATCCAACCGATATCGTCGTCAGAAAAAGTTCGTACACATGCGGGCGGACTATTGCTATCTTGGCGGACAAGGGGGCAGCGGATTTTTCCAGAGAACTTGTCGAAAAACTGCAACATCCAAACGAAGTTTTGCTGACGATAGAAATCTTACTTTAG